CTGAAGAATACAAACCATATCTTACCTCTCGATACAAATGACCTGACCTCGGTTGCAGTCATTGGCCCTAATGCAGCCGTCCTTCCATTGGATGGCAACAGCAGTTCCAAAGTGATACCTGCTTATACCATACCTGTAGAACAGGCTTTGACGAGAATGCTGGGCCCAGAGCGGGTACATTACGCAAAGGGTTGCAATATCAATGACCAAGACCAGTCACAGTTTGCGGATGCGATTGCGGCAGCCAGCAAATCCCAGGTTGTGGTATTCGTAGGAGGATTAGATCCTACCGTTGAAGGGGAAGGGTATTTTTTGGACAAAGAGGCGGATGAAAAAGGGGGCGGTGCCGTTACCCGCCCCGACAGACCTTCTGGTACGGTTTTGCTGCCTGGGATGCAAAATGAACTGATACAAGAGATCGCCAAAGTAAACCCCAATATCATTCTGGTCGTGATTTCCGGAGGGATATGCAGTGTTACACCGGTGATCGACCATATAAAAGGGCTGGTTTATGCATTTTATCCCGGACAGGAGGCTGGTCGGGCAATTGCGGATGTCTTATTTGGTAACTATAACCCTTCAGGTAAATTGCCTGCGACTATGCCGAAAGATGATTCGCAGATTATTCCCATCAGCCCCGATTTTCGCGACCTGGTGACAAAAGGTGCAGGGTATAAATGGTTTGATTCTCAAAATCTGGTTCCTGAATTTGCGTTTGGCTCGGGTTTAAGCTACACCACTTTTGAATACAGCAATATTCGGGTAAATAAAAAAAATGCAAAGGTCGGCGAGTCTATAGAAATCGCCTTTGATCTGAAAAACACAGGAGAACTCCCTGGCGAAGAGGTTGCCCAACTTTACCTTTCAACGGCGAAAATTTCTCCTGCTATTGATATGCCTTCGAAGCAATTACGCGGATTTAAAAAGGTATTATTAGCACCCGGCGAAACAAAAACGGTCACGCTCCTCATTGGTCCGGAAGAGCTGTATGTGTATAATGAAAAACTGGCATCCTATCAGGTTCCGGAAGGGGAGTTTATCGTCAGAGTCGGTGGCGCATCAGACAAACTTACCCTTCAGACAACGTTTACCCTGGGCGCAGCCGATGCAACCCCCGATCTCTCTATTGCCAATATCCGTACGATGCCCGCATTCCCCAAAGAAGGAGACGAGGTCGTTTTTATCGCTTCATTGATCAATAATGGTACAGGAGCAACCCAAAAAGGCGAAGATCACCTCATTCATTTCTACGTAAACGGCAAAAAGGTTGCAACTTATTACTCTAAGTCTGTCGCCATTCCGGTTGGCGGTATGGAAATGATCTGCGCGCAGGCAGTAAATCATCGAAACTGGATTGCATCTAAGGGTGAATTTATGATCACTGCAAAAATAGATGGCGATTTATCGGAAGATTTAAATCTTAACAATAATAGTTGTCGTGGCCAATTGGTGATACCTGATGGAAAGGTGATCCCCTATTCAATGGTAGAAACTATACAGTAACCTAATCAGACGATTTTTATGAAACAGCTATATATGTGGCTATTGGCTATAGGTTTTCTTTGTGCCAATCCGCTTAACGCGCAGAATGCAAAAACAGTGAACCTCACGGTAGTTGCAGATTCTGTTTTGCCCTTTCATCAGGTGAACGCCAGAAAAAATGCGGGAGACCCGGTCTGGAAATCATATACGGCAAAGACTATAGACCGTCTTCCGGGATTCAATTATTCCAATGATCCTGAAACAGATAATTATGGTGGCTGGAAAATCGCCCGGTCCACAGGGTCGGGCTTTTTCCGTGTCGAAAAACAAGGCGACCGGTGGTGGATTATTGATCCCGAAGGAAACCCGTTTATCCATAAAGGCGTTGCCGTGTTTCGTCCCGGAAGATCTGAAAATCAGAAAGCCGCACTGAAATCAGAATATGGCACAGACCGGGATTGGGTTCGGGAGGAAACAAGTTTTTTAAAGGATCATGGCTTCAATGGAACCGGAGCCTGGTCAAATGTCGATCTCATGAGGGAAAATGAAGCGCCATTGGTATATAGTGTCATCGTAAACCCTATGGGCGCTTATAAATCCCAGCATAAGAAAAAATTTGGAGGGAAATATGAAGCGGCCGGATGGCAGGGATACCGATACGATCTTGCAATGGTTTTTGATCCTGAATTTGATATATTTGTTGAATCTGAAATTTCGAAAATAGCTAAGTATAAAAATGATACATACCTGCTTGGGTATTTCACAGACAATGAATTGCCATGGGTCAACGATGCATTGGACAGACATCTGAAATACCTGGGAAAAAATGAGGCAGGCTACATCGCTGCGAAGAAATGGTTGGATGAACGAAAGGGGAAAAATGCTTCGCCTGATGATATTACAGCAGAAGACCGGCTTGAGTTCTCGGGGTTTTATTTTGAAACCTACATCAAAAAAGTAGCAGATGCAATCAGGAAATACGATCCCAATCATTTGTATTTAGGTTGCAGATTTAATCAGGAAAAGGAAGAGTTGCAAAATCCGAAAATATTTGAAGTCGCAGGGAAGTATATGGATATCGTCTCTATCAATCATTACCGGAAATGGGAACCTGTTCAGCCCCTCATGCAAGACTGGGAAAAATGGTCGGGGAAACCCTTCCTCATTACAGAATGGTATACAAAAGGGGAAGACTCCGGACTGCCAAATCGTACGGGGGCAGGGTGGAATGTTCCTACACAGCTAGATAGAGGCTATTTTTATCAAAACTTTACCATTGAACTTTTGAAAAGCAAATCTTGTGTGGGCTGGCATTGGTTTACCTACCAGGATAATGATCCGCTGGACTTAACTACAGACGAATCCAATCGCGACTCCAATAAAGGTATTGTGAACAGCAATTTTCATCACTATACGCCCTTGCTGGACAATATGAAAATGCTAAATATGCATACCTTTGAGTTGATTCAGTATCTGGATCAATCAACGGATTAAGGAGGGTGAATAACAAAAACGCTACGACTAACTACCGCACATTATGGCAATATTTTTCAGAAAAAAAATCCGGATTTTTATGCTGCTGCTTGTCGCTGCAGGTTCATGGATTGCCTGCAATCCTGAAATGAAGCAGGAAACACAAGCCACTCCGGCACCAGACCTCATCCCCGGTCTCAATGCTTATTCTTTCAGCGACCTTCTCTCAGCCAGAAACTCCCGTGATAAACAACCGGTCTATACTCTGTTTAATCTGCTGGACTGGTGTGCATCTCAAAATATTAAGGCACTGGACCCTACGGCTTACTTCTTCCCTACCTATCCGGAGGTGCCTTCAGATGCGTATATCCAACAACTGAAAGACAAAGCCGCGGAACTGGGTATCACCATTACCGGAACCGGAATACGGAATAATTTTGCCTCTCCAGACTCGGCGGTAAGGGCCGAAGGGGTGGAGCTGGCTAAAAAATGGATTGTCGTAGCATCAAAACTCGGCGCACCTGTTCTCCGGGTGTTTGCCGGCGCTATTCCCAAAGGGTATGAAGATAAATGGGATGTGCCCGCTCAATGGATGATAGATTGTTATAAGGAACTGATTCCCTATGCAGAAAAATACAATGTGAAAATCGGCATACAAAATCATGGCGAAATGCTCCAAACTGCCGAACAATGCCTCTATGTATTAAAAGCGGTGGATTCAAAGTGGGCAGGTATAATTGTTGATACCGGAAATTTTAAGACGGAAGATCCTTATAAAGATATTGCAGCCGTTGTCCCTTACGCGGTCAACTGGCAGATTAAAGAAAGCCCCCGCGGAATTGGAGCAGAGGAAAAAACAGATTATGTAAGACTAATTAACATCATCAGGGATGGGGGATATAAAGGGTATTTGCCCATAGAAACACTGCTCGTACGCGATGTTCCCTATGATCCATTTGCCTTAGTCCCGGCCATGATCAAAGAACTACAGGCTGCTATTGATTCAAAGTGATGGATAAGAAAAGTTTACAATAAAAATTAATTCAAAAGGAGAAGTATGAAAAAGGGATTTAATATTTTGTTTGTTTGGATGATATCGATTTGTTTTTGGACGAGTTGCGCTCCGGAAAATAAAGAAGGAAATGATGATCATTCGGCAGTTGGGGTAGTGGATAGCGCGATAGTCCGGGCTACCGCTCTGTACCAAACCAATTGTTCCGGCTGCCATGGCGAACAAATGCTGGCATTTGCAGACCGTACATGGAAACACGGTAAGGATCGCGACAGTCTGATCAAGTCTATCACTCATGGATATGCAGACGCGGGTATGCCTCAATGGGGGCAGGTCTTTTCTGAAACCCAGATCGCCGAGCTGGCAGACTATATTCAAACGGGAATTGAACATGTCGCGAAATATGGATTCGAGGAAATTAAACTTACTTCTGATACCTTCCAGACTGAGCAGTTTTCCTTCAGCCTGGATACCATTGCCGAAGGTTTGAACAATCCCTGGGGTATGGCTTTTCTTCCTTCAGGAGAAGTATTGGTCACAGAAAAAAAGGGTATCCTGTATCTCGTAGATCAAAAAGGCAACAAGACTGTCATTAAAGGTTCTCCCAAAGTGAGATATGACTCCCAGGGAGGTTTGCTTGATATCATTCTTCATCCCAACTTCGAAGAAAATCATTGGCTGTATATCAGTTATTCGGACTTTACGGTCGAAAAAGGTGATACCATTTCGGGAACTGCCATCAATCGGTACACCTATCTCAACAACCAGCTCACCGAGCCTCTGGAAATATTCCGTGGACGACCCTATACCAAGGCAGAATGGCATTACGGCTCGCGGTTGGCATTCGATAATGACGGCTACTTGTTCTTCACGGCAAGTGACCGTGCCAATCAGAATGAAAATCCTCAAACGCTGGAAAACCCCAAAGGAAAAATTCACAGAATATATGATGACGGCCGTATTCCCGAAGACAATCCGTTTGTGGGCCAGCAAGGTGCTGTACCGTCTATTTTTACCTATGGTCACCGCAATGCACAAGGCCTGACCCTCAATAAAGCCACAGGTGTCATGTGGGCACACGAGCACGGTCCAAGAGGCGGCGATGAGATCAATATTGTGAAAAAAGGTGCAAACTATGGATGGCCGGTGATTTCATATGGGATCAACTATGACGGAACTTCTTTTACCAAACTATTGGAGAAGGAAGGAATGGAGCAGCCGGTTCATTATTGGGTGCCTTCGATTGCCCCTTGTGGTATGGCTTTCGTCGAATCAGATCTCTACCCTGGTTGGAAAGGAAGTTTGCTTGTCGGCTCTCTCCGGTTCAACTATCTCAACCGCTGTATCATCGAAGGTGATAAGGTCATTGGAGAAGAACAACTGATGAAAAATATCGGCAGGCTCAGAAATGTAAAACAAGGCCCTGACGGTTATATCTACATCGCAGTTGAAAATCCCGGATATGTTTTCCGGTTAATGCCTGTTTAGTACAAAAAAATAATATATCAACACATGAATTATTCTGTAACGACGCTGCTGATATTCCTGTCAGCCTGGAATACTGTGCTCATTGCTCAACAAAATCAATACGCCGATTTGCTCCAAAACATTGGCGGCAGAGACAACATAACCCTCGATGGTGTATGGCAAATAATCGTTGACCCTCTGGAAAATGGTTACTATAACCATAGATATTTGCCCAAAAATGACGGTTATTTCCAAAATGCTAAAGTGCACGCCCCATCGGATCTCGTAGAATATGATTTTGATACAGATCAGGAACTGGTTGTGCCGGGAGACTGGAATACTCAGATGGAAAAACTCTATTATTATGAAGGAACCATTTGGTATAAAAGATCTTTTGATTTTGCGAAGCAGGAGGGTATGTTGACCTATGTGTATTTTGGTGCAGTCAATTATGAGGCAAAAGTTTACCTAAATGGTGAGTATCTGGGCAGTCATATCGGCGGATATACACCCTTTCAATTTGATGTAACCGATAAACTGAAAGAAAAGGATAACTTCCTCATCGTCAAAGTTGACAACAAGCGGAAAAGAGAGGCGGTACCTACGGTCAACACAGACTGGTGGAACTATGGCGGAATCACCCGGTCTGTACATCTCGTGAATGTACCCAAACAGCATATCACGGATTATGTGGTCAAGCTCTCAAAAGAAAATACAAAGACCATCGAGGGCTGGGTTTCAATCGCAGGGGGAAAGGCTGGCGACGCCGTTACGATTTCCATCCCCGAACTCAAACAAACCCACACGGTCAACGTGAATGTTGAAGGGAAAGCCACCTTTAAAATAAATGCAAAACCAGCGTTGTGGTCGCCCAAAAATCCTAAACTATATCAGGTAAATATCAGCACTGATCAGGATAAGATTCACGATGAAATCGGTTTTAGAACCATCGAGACTCTGGGAAGCAAAATTCTCCTCAATGGAGAAAATATATTTCTCAAGGGGATTAGCATTCATGAAGAGGCACCCTTTAAAACAGGCAGAGTAACTTCTGCAGAAGAGTGTAAAATTCTCCTGCAATGGGCCAAAGAACTGGGCTGTAATTTCATCAGGCTTGCACACTATCCTCATAATGAGGCAATGGTGAGGGAGGCTGAAAAAATGGGACTGATGATTTGGTCAGAGATTCCGGTTTACTGGACAATTCTTTACGACAACCCCGAAACCTACAGCAATGCT
The DNA window shown above is from Bacteroidia bacterium and carries:
- a CDS encoding glycoside hydrolase family 3 C-terminal domain-containing protein; the encoded protein is MKRNSSLLLFIATWFFFLVFVRCAPLPETQNPLKQRLDTLLSAMSMQEKIEQLYYLTDGNERLGIPQFSGSDGPHGIGNGAKGYSSFPVTIGMAATWDPGLIAKVGRAISLEQAARGKDRIAGPTLDLLIDPRIGRAPETIGEDPFLGGRISEAFVLGQNTTSVFGSVKHYNLNTYEINRRTNDYLSDERSLVEFWGYHWKRTIQQGGAMSIMCAYNWVNGDKCAENKYLIKSLLRDHWGFDFYTMSDWGGFGETGKALNAELDFCEGNNLYIKELPSGVANGIFDSALVERAARNVLRTKILSGMIDGVPTISKDIIDSKAHRELVYESGLKGLVLLKNTNHILPLDTNDLTSVAVIGPNAAVLPLDGNSSSKVIPAYTIPVEQALTRMLGPERVHYAKGCNINDQDQSQFADAIAAASKSQVVVFVGGLDPTVEGEGYFLDKEADEKGGGAVTRPDRPSGTVLLPGMQNELIQEIAKVNPNIILVVISGGICSVTPVIDHIKGLVYAFYPGQEAGRAIADVLFGNYNPSGKLPATMPKDDSQIIPISPDFRDLVTKGAGYKWFDSQNLVPEFAFGSGLSYTTFEYSNIRVNKKNAKVGESIEIAFDLKNTGELPGEEVAQLYLSTAKISPAIDMPSKQLRGFKKVLLAPGETKTVTLLIGPEELYVYNEKLASYQVPEGEFIVRVGGASDKLTLQTTFTLGAADATPDLSIANIRTMPAFPKEGDEVVFIASLINNGTGATQKGEDHLIHFYVNGKKVATYYSKSVAIPVGGMEMICAQAVNHRNWIASKGEFMITAKIDGDLSEDLNLNNNSCRGQLVIPDGKVIPYSMVETIQ
- a CDS encoding sugar phosphate isomerase/epimerase family protein; translated protein: MAIFFRKKIRIFMLLLVAAGSWIACNPEMKQETQATPAPDLIPGLNAYSFSDLLSARNSRDKQPVYTLFNLLDWCASQNIKALDPTAYFFPTYPEVPSDAYIQQLKDKAAELGITITGTGIRNNFASPDSAVRAEGVELAKKWIVVASKLGAPVLRVFAGAIPKGYEDKWDVPAQWMIDCYKELIPYAEKYNVKIGIQNHGEMLQTAEQCLYVLKAVDSKWAGIIVDTGNFKTEDPYKDIAAVVPYAVNWQIKESPRGIGAEEKTDYVRLINIIRDGGYKGYLPIETLLVRDVPYDPFALVPAMIKELQAAIDSK
- a CDS encoding PQQ-dependent sugar dehydrogenase, giving the protein MKKGFNILFVWMISICFWTSCAPENKEGNDDHSAVGVVDSAIVRATALYQTNCSGCHGEQMLAFADRTWKHGKDRDSLIKSITHGYADAGMPQWGQVFSETQIAELADYIQTGIEHVAKYGFEEIKLTSDTFQTEQFSFSLDTIAEGLNNPWGMAFLPSGEVLVTEKKGILYLVDQKGNKTVIKGSPKVRYDSQGGLLDIILHPNFEENHWLYISYSDFTVEKGDTISGTAINRYTYLNNQLTEPLEIFRGRPYTKAEWHYGSRLAFDNDGYLFFTASDRANQNENPQTLENPKGKIHRIYDDGRIPEDNPFVGQQGAVPSIFTYGHRNAQGLTLNKATGVMWAHEHGPRGGDEINIVKKGANYGWPVISYGINYDGTSFTKLLEKEGMEQPVHYWVPSIAPCGMAFVESDLYPGWKGSLLVGSLRFNYLNRCIIEGDKVIGEEQLMKNIGRLRNVKQGPDGYIYIAVENPGYVFRLMPV
- a CDS encoding glycoside hydrolase family 2 TIM barrel-domain containing protein yields the protein MNYSVTTLLIFLSAWNTVLIAQQNQYADLLQNIGGRDNITLDGVWQIIVDPLENGYYNHRYLPKNDGYFQNAKVHAPSDLVEYDFDTDQELVVPGDWNTQMEKLYYYEGTIWYKRSFDFAKQEGMLTYVYFGAVNYEAKVYLNGEYLGSHIGGYTPFQFDVTDKLKEKDNFLIVKVDNKRKREAVPTVNTDWWNYGGITRSVHLVNVPKQHITDYVVKLSKENTKTIEGWVSIAGGKAGDAVTISIPELKQTHTVNVNVEGKATFKINAKPALWSPKNPKLYQVNISTDQDKIHDEIGFRTIETLGSKILLNGENIFLKGISIHEEAPFKTGRVTSAEECKILLQWAKELGCNFIRLAHYPHNEAMVREAEKMGLMIWSEIPVYWTILYDNPETYSNAEQQLTAMISRDKNRAAIVLWSIANETPVSESRNLFLKNLAAKARALDNSRLITAALDTQSGRDGEKIIDDPLGEIVDVIGINSYCGWYTGAPSSCPDIVWTNHYDKPMIMSEVGGGALQGFHGDPNERWTEEYQEEVYKNNIEMMRNINFLAGASPWILMDFRSARRHLQKIQHDFNRKGLISEQGVRKKAFFILQDYYLNENK